The stretch of DNA ACAATTTCTTTCTCGGTAAAGGAGACATAATTACGAGAGATAAACACGCTCGTGATGGTGATCACGATCTTTAGCCTGTCGTAAATATTGTCCCGCCTGTTTTTATGTTCGATGGAAACGGAAGGAAAACTAGATGGAAATGGTTTAGTGACTTTTTCAGTTTAAACGATCTTTCTGTATGATATCTCGAACGCACTGTTGCTGGTGTATCTTTTGTAGAGTATATAGATTCAATAGCACGTAAGGCTAGGATTCGTTTTTTCTTTTTGTATATAAAATACATATCCTTCATAGACAATGTGCTCGATGTAAAAAATGATCTGCAAGGTCGAAGACATTGTAGAATCGTCCGCGGTAGATTATAAAACGGGAAGATATAGGGAACGTTAGGAAAATGTATGTGAGATTGGTATGGATGTGTATGGGTCATGTATCCGTTGCGTGCGTGTGTGGTCTCGCGAATGAGGGAGGAAAAGAAAGATGGTAAAAATGTAATAAAGCCGCGATCATACATTAACCCACCTTATTGCTAAAAAAATGAAACGGATGGAAGCGGTATATTAAAActtataaatatatacatatatattgtaaATGTATTGATGACAGATTAAAGCAGTTTGTTACAAAACTGGTCactttatttctacattttcggttcattgaaaaatgtttattttaaatatataaaatattaataaatgacggtacaaaatgaaaagaaatataATAGTATTTTAAGAAATGTTTTAAAGGTTACCGGAATATTAATAGGTTAAGAGGTTGGAAAGGAAAAGAAATAACTTATATTCATTATATAAATATCACGTTTACAGATCACATATACATCACaagatataaaatgaataagtttaagatttaaaaaatttggtTGTGACATCAAACGATAAAGAATGATTACGCAATTATGAGATCTATCACATTGTAAGCGACATCTTAACGGCCTAAAGTAGCGAATCAATTGAATTGAATTATTCGCGCTGGGACCATCGTACAGTCTCATTAAGAGCGTCGATAGTGATAATCGGCAGTGAAAGTATATGTACACATATGTGTATATGGGATAGTTAAAGCAGTTAAAGAGATGTAATATAACGTTTGAAATGATAATACGCGTGGAATGTGAACACGATATCCCCGAGTTCCACCTCTTTCATATCTAAGTTTCGTGATTATGATGAAAAGTGCAGATAGAGCAACTAGAAGTTACAGTTACAGCTACAGCGGCAGAAGGAAACGCGAAGGTAGCGATAAGACATTTCTGGCTAAAGTACACGTGTAAGAAAAGCCAGGTTGAACGCGTAGAAGACAAGAGAGACatgatttcaattatttctgCTGCACAATTTTAGCGAAGTTTTAGAACCTCTTATTGCTTGTATGTATATGTAGTTAAAGAACATTGCTTTCGTCTTCCTGTTTTAAAATACTAATTGTTTTTTTAAGATTGCTAGAATTGCTAAatagtattttaaaaaatcaaattttaaaTGTGATATCTCTGAATTTCCTCTCAGTTAATTATGATAATGTTGAACGTGTCACGCGCAAAGAATAAGCAGCGataaaaacaataatttaaTGATGCATATCATTTACAGATAACTGTGTCAATTTTAAGAAATTGTATAAAGCATATTTTTAAGATGTTCGAAAACGTGAATAAGGAATTATTACCAATAAAGGGGCATTATTTCTTATTCAATGCTGGTAAGTAAAGTCTATAAAATTTGTAATTCAATACTGTAGTTTAGAAACTGTTAATTCTTATTGTATTCTTCACCTTTCAGCCACTGGACCAATAGTGCCATTTTTACCAACAATAGCGAAGCAGTTAGGTTTTTCTGGATTTCTAGTGGGCACAATATATATGATACTTCCAATTTCTGGTTTAGTAGCGAAACCCTTATTTGGTGCTTTAGCTGACAAATTCAGAATTCATAAACTGCTATTTCTGATATTTCAAGCTGTAGTTGCTGTAGCTATGTTCACAATTAATTTTATTCCTTCAATAGACAAAAGTGCTAATGTTGTCCTTACTTGCAATGGCGATGCATCCTTAGAAGTTTGTTCCAAAAATGACTTTTCTGCTGATATTCTTCATAGTGCAATAACAGAGACTTTACATAAGAATGTGTATTGTCAGGTATTCAGATATTCACAATATTAAGTATTCCTAGATTTTACACGTAGATTGTGTGTTAAATTGAAATACTTTTACTTTGTATCCCCTCAGGTATCATGTAAAGCCACAAAAGAATTTTATACAGAAATGTGTTTATATTGGAAAGCATCTCAATTTTGTAATGCAACCAATTCAAGTATTATTGCAGGTACAGATACATTTGATTTTACTCTAGGATTTGATGTATTTCACGATGTTCATGTAAGATATTTCATATATATAATTTAgtgtatttattaaaatattacggAGTgctaatgaaatatattttcttcaCAGATAAATAAATGTGTATATATCCATGTACTTACTGCTGCATTCTCAGATAATAATGTATATAAGCCAGCTTGTAAGAATTATGCAACAACAACATGCACAGCTACATGCCCTGATAATCCAAAGTTCAATAAACTGTTGGAAGAAACAGAGGTTTCTCCGAAAGATATCACTGAAAATTCAACATATCAGTTTCATTCATTTTTATGGGCAACTATAATAAGCTGGATTGGAATGGCAGTTGTAGTTAGCATAGCAGACGCTATATGTTTTAATCTCCTTGGTtagtaaaatattaataactaatgttatttatttttttaatatatattCGTATATCACAGGTGAAGAAAGGAGGAAAGAGTATGGAAAGCAAAAAATGTGGGGCAGTATTGGCTTTGGCATTTTTGGAATAAGCGCAGGATATTTGGTAGACGTTTTTAGTAAAGGACAAGTGGAGAAAGATTACACTtgcatattttatattatgcttATCACTATGATTTTTGATATCATGTTGTCAGCTACTTTGAAGAAGGTACCTTTTCCTTAGATACATTCTACTATAATCAGAGAAGTCCAGTTTAAATAATACAGAAGTCTGGTGCTTCTTATttatcaaaagaataaaataaaaattgccaGGTAATGGGAGAAAGCAGTATCATTACAGAAAAATCCAGAAAGTTCTGAGGGAGAACCATCAATACTGTGGGAGCTATTCAACATTTGTAAAGATGGTAATGTGCTGGTATTTGGATGGTGGTGCATAGGTGCTGGAATGTCTACTGGAGTAATATGGAACTTCCTATTTTGGTATACTGAAGACTTAGCGACTAGTTCTCAAATAGCATGGCTCAAAACTTTGCAAGGTCTCTTGACTGGGGTGCAGTGTTTCTTAGGAGAATtaccttttaattttatttctggaGGAGTATTGCGGAAATTGGGCCATGTGAATGTGATGAGCTTGGTTCTATTGGTATACGCTATTAGGTAGGTACATAGCTTATATTTCTCTAGAGAACTGTAACATTATTTTATAGTCAAATAAATATCTCTTTCTGTTACAGATTTATGGCATATAGTACTGTAAAAAACCCTTGGTGGTTTCTAATTATCGAAGTACTTCACGGGCCATCATTGGGCCTTTGCTGGCCTACTATGGTATCATATGGTGATAAAGTAACACCACCTGGTACTAAAGCCACTATACAAGGATTCATTGGTGCTATATTTGAAGGAATCGGTTAGGAACACTTGATTAACTAGAATGTATACTTTGAATCCTTTGAGAAGTTTGTTGATATATTTACTCATTATTTTGCAGGAGTATCTAGTGGCAGTTTACTATGTGGATGGTTAATGGATAAATATGGTGGTGTTACGACATTTAGAGTATTTTCAGTAGGCGTATTACTGTGGTTAGCGTGCTTTTGGCTGATTCAATTGTTATTGCGAAAACTTCAAATATCACCGATATACTTGGGCCATAATCGTGAGTAACGATTATGTGGATACACCAATTAACCAGAATAATTTTGGATATTTAAGAAAACCCTCGTGTTTCATTGAAGAAGCATATCTTTTTATTTCTTGATCTTTTCCAGATCTGGCGACTTACGCTAATCCAGATGATGCAATTCTTATGACTATGAGTCGAGAATTGCAAACATATTAATAAAAGACAAAcgacaatttttaaaaattttatacatTTACAGCTCGTGTCTGCGTAGAGATATAGCTGTTGCAATAAAACAATACTAAAGTGTGTCTTTCGTACGAGAATACCAGtaatataattcttaatgtatTTGTGATTCGTTTTTTACATCTTATAATAATATCATTTCGCAAAATAAAGTATTAATTATTCAGTATTATGTAACAATTGTAACTTCTTTTTATTGGCGATTAATATATTCACTTTTTTCTATgttgaaatttatttcttttctttttaacgTTCCATCATAAAAATAAGCATATCTATTCATAAGAAAATCAGAAGTAACAGGAAACGATGAAGGGAAAAGTAGTGTAAGGACGTGACCAGTCGAGACATAAAATTGCTCACAAAATATCTCAACCCTTTATTCATTACGAATTCATTCTTCAAGAGTGAAATCATACCATACTAGTAATTGTATTAATTACCAGCGAGATTTCAGTTGTCTCATCGAAATCGCGCAATAATAG from Calliopsis andreniformis isolate RMS-2024a chromosome 2, iyCalAndr_principal, whole genome shotgun sequence encodes:
- the Sugb gene encoding sugar baby transporter isoform X1 yields the protein MFENVNKELLPIKGHYFLFNAATGPIVPFLPTIAKQLGFSGFLVGTIYMILPISGLVAKPLFGALADKFRIHKLLFLIFQAVVAVAMFTINFIPSIDKSANVVLTCNGDASLEVCSKNDFSADILHSAITETLHKNVYCQVSCKATKEFYTEMCLYWKASQFCNATNSSIIAGTDTFDFTLGFDVFHDVHINKCVYIHVLTAAFSDNNVYKPACKNYATTTCTATCPDNPKFNKLLEETEVSPKDITENSTYQFHSFLWATIISWIGMAVVVSIADAICFNLLGEERRKEYGKQKMWGSIGFGIFGISAGYLVDVFSKGQVEKDYTCIFYIMLITMIFDIMLSATLKKKNPESSEGEPSILWELFNICKDGNVLVFGWWCIGAGMSTGVIWNFLFWYTEDLATSSQIAWLKTLQGLLTGVQCFLGELPFNFISGGVLRKLGHVNVMSLVLLVYAIRFMAYSTVKNPWWFLIIEVLHGPSLGLCWPTMVSYGDKVTPPGTKATIQGFIGAIFEGIGVSSGSLLCGWLMDKYGGVTTFRVFSVGVLLWLACFWLIQLLLRKLQISPIYLGHNHLATYANPDDAILMTMSRELQTY
- the Sugb gene encoding sugar baby transporter isoform X2, translating into MCIVRYHVKPQKNFIQKCVYIGKHLNFVMQPIQVLLQINKCVYIHVLTAAFSDNNVYKPACKNYATTTCTATCPDNPKFNKLLEETEVSPKDITENSTYQFHSFLWATIISWIGMAVVVSIADAICFNLLGEERRKEYGKQKMWGSIGFGIFGISAGYLVDVFSKGQVEKDYTCIFYIMLITMIFDIMLSATLKKKNPESSEGEPSILWELFNICKDGNVLVFGWWCIGAGMSTGVIWNFLFWYTEDLATSSQIAWLKTLQGLLTGVQCFLGELPFNFISGGVLRKLGHVNVMSLVLLVYAIRFMAYSTVKNPWWFLIIEVLHGPSLGLCWPTMVSYGDKVTPPGTKATIQGFIGAIFEGIGVSSGSLLCGWLMDKYGGVTTFRVFSVGVLLWLACFWLIQLLLRKLQISPIYLGHNHLATYANPDDAILMTMSRELQTY